In the genome of Populus nigra chromosome 9, ddPopNigr1.1, whole genome shotgun sequence, one region contains:
- the LOC133703932 gene encoding protein DJ-1 homolog A — translation MSILLRHVIPPPHSVLYSTSEKSKLNFPSFRNPRFSFSSIKATAATPMASTTKKVLVPIANGTEPIEAVITIDVLRRGGADVTVASIEKQIRVDATYDVKLIADSLLSECSDAVFDLITLPGGIPGATNFKNCQLLEKLVKKQVEDGKLYAAVCASPAVAFGSWGLLNGLKATCHPFFMDELKSSGAITVESRVHEEGNVVTSRGPGTTMEFAVALVEKLFGKEKADEVSGPLVMRSNHGDEYSIKELNPMQWTFDNVPQVLVPIANGTEEMEAIIIIDILRRAKVNVVVASVEDSLEILASRKVKLEADMLLDEAAKLSYDLIVLPGGLGGAQAFAKSEKLVNMLKKQRESNRPYGAMCASPALVLEPHGLLKGKKATAFPAMCNKLSDPSEIENRVVVDGNLITSRGPGTTMEFALGIVEKLFGRDKALELAKPMLFTHP, via the exons atgtcaATATTATTACGCCACGTAATCCCTCCTCCTCACTCTGTTCTCTACTCCACTtcagaaaaatcaaaactcaactTCCCTTCTTTCCGTAATCCTCGTTTCTCTTTCTCATCGATCAAAGCCACTGCAGCAACTCCGATGGCTTCCACCACCAAGAAG GTTTTGGTGCCGATTGCCAATGGAACGGAGCCGATTGAGGCCGTCATAACTATCGACGTCTTAAGGAGAGGAGGTGCCGACGTGACGGTCGCTTCCATTGAGAAACAGATTCGTGTTGACGCGACTTACGATGTTAAACTCATTGCTGATTCTCTTCTTTCTGAGTGCAGCGACGCCGTTTTCGACCTCATCACTCTCCCT GGAGGGATACCTGGTgccacaaattttaaaaattgtcaACTTTTAGAAAAATTAGTGAAGAAACAAGTAGAGGATGGGAAACTTTACGCGGCTGTCTGTGCTTCTCCTGCAGTTGCGTTTGGTTCTTGGGGTTTGCTAAATGGATTGAAA GCGACTTGTCATCCGTTTTTTATGGATGAATTGAAATCAAGTGGTGCAATAACTGTTGAATCGAGAGTGCACGAAGAGGGGAATGTGGTGACAAGTCGTGGACCAGGAACTACTATGGAGTTTGCTGTTGCTTTAGTTGAGAAATTGTTTGGGAAAGAGAAAGCTGATGAGGTTTCGGGGCCTTTG GTGATGCGTTCCAACCATGGGGATGAATATAGCATAAAAGAGCTAAATCCAATGCAGTGGACCTTTGACAATGTTCCTCAG GTTCTTGTACCCATTGCTAATGGCACAGAGGAAATGGAAGCTATTATAATCATTGACATTCTTCGACGAGCTAAAGTAAATGTAGTGGTTGCCTCAGTTGAGGACAGCTTGGAAATTTTGGCCTCTCGTAAAGTTAAACTAGAGGCAGATATGCTCCTTGATGAGGCTGCTAAACTTTCATATGACCTAATTGTCTTGCCA GGTGGGCTTGGTGGTGCCCAAGCATTTGCGAAGTCTGAAAAGCTGGTGAATATGCTAAAGAAGCAGAGGGAATCAAATAGACCGTATGGAGCTATGTGTGCATCTCCAGCTTTAGTCTTGGAGCCTCATGGCTTACTCAAG GGTAAAAAAGCCACAGCTTTTCCTGCAATGTGTAACAAGCTGTCGGATCCAAGTGAGATCGAAAATAGGGTTGTGGTTGATGGCAACCTCATCACCAGCAGAGGTCCTGGCACCACAATGGAGTTTGCCCTGGGAATCGTGGAGAAGCTGTTTGGGCGTGATAAAGCGCTGGAGCTCGCAAAGCCAATGCTTTTCACACATCCATAG
- the LOC133702887 gene encoding probable beta-1,3-galactosyltransferase 14, which produces MPSSPKFFHSRISQPFNSRRSTPLILTFLFIGISGFIFGLTSFLTSSHNYRCSNNSPSRSVRVVWETSNNRNDNGGGNAVVLDGEDRKERHKVMGFVGIQTGFESSGRRRSLRNTWMPSDRQGLQRLEESTGLAFRFIIGRTNDKSKMAELRKEIAEYDDFLLVDIEEQYSKLPYKTLAFFKAAYALFDSEFYVKADDDIYLRPDRLSTLLAKERTHSQTYLGCMKKGPVFTDPKLKWYEPLSYLLGKEYFYHAYGPIYALSADVVASLVVLRNNSFRMFSNEDVTIGAWMLAMNVNHEDNRALCSPECTPSSIAVWDIPKCSGLCNPEARLLELHEQESCSKSPTIEPDD; this is translated from the exons ATGCCTTCTTCTCCTAAATTCTTTCACTCCCGCATATCACAACCCTTTAATTCTCGCAGATCAACGCCTCTGATTCTCACTTTCCTTTTCATCGGAATCTCCGGCTTCATCTTCGGCCTCACTTCCTTTCTTACCTCCTCCCACAACTACCGTTGCTCCAATAACTCCCCGTCGCGATCGGTCCGTGTCGTCTGGGAAACCAGCAACAATAGAAATGATAATGGCGGTGGGAACGCTGTCGTTTTGGATGGCGAGGACAGGAAGGAGAGGCATAAGGTTATGGGGTTTGTTGGGATTCAAACTGGGTTCGAGTCATCGGGTCGGAGGCGGTCTTTGAGGAACACTTGGATGCCGTCCGATCGACAGGGACTTCAACG GTTGGAAGAATCTACTGGTTTGGCTTTCAGGTTTATTATTGGTAGAACCAATGATAAATCAAAGATGGCAGAGCTCAGAAAGGAGATTGCagaatatgatgatttcttgCTAGTAGATATAGAGGAACAGTATAGTAAGCTCCCATATAAAAC GTTAGCATTCTTTAAAGCTGCCTATGCACTTTTCGACTCCGAGTTTTATGTCAAAGCTGATGATGACATTTATCTGAGGCCAG atcgtcTTTCGACTCTTTTGGCAAAAGAGCGTACTCATTCTCAAACTTACCTTGGATGCATGAAAAAGGGACCAGTTTTCACTGATCCAAAGCTCAAATG GTATGAACCATTATCCTATTTGCTTGGTAAGGAGTACTTTTATCATGCGTATGGTCCAATATATGCTCTCTCTGCAGATGTTGTTGCAAGTTTAGTTGTACTCAGAAACAACAG CTTTCGGATGTTCAGCAATGAGGATGTTACAATTGGTGCATGGATGCTGGCAATGAATGTCAATCACGAGGATAACAGAGCGTTATGCTCACCAGAGTGTACACCATCATCAATTGCAGTATGGGACATTCCCAAGTGTTCAG GTCTCTGTAATCCAGAAGCCAGATTGTTAGAACTCCATGAACAGGAGAGCTGCTCAAAGAGTCCAACTATTGAACCAGATGATTAG